One genomic region from Amaranthus tricolor cultivar Red isolate AtriRed21 chromosome 12, ASM2621246v1, whole genome shotgun sequence encodes:
- the LOC130828107 gene encoding uncharacterized protein LOC130828107, with amino-acid sequence MERAGGSNGSSNGSCYYSVLGVGKDASSADIRAAYRKLALKWHPDRWARASNPSVAADAKRQFQHIQEAYSVLSDQGKRSMYDAGFYDPTEEEDEGFCDFMQEMLSMMDNVRGEKDSLEDLQNLFVEMVGGDGMCFDFHEDQTAAKRTRNAAPKANVTAKRSSSRC; translated from the exons ATGGAAAGAGCAGGAGGATCCAACGGAAGTAGTAATGGATCTTGCTATTACTCTGTTCTTGGAGTTGGTAAGGACGCCTCTTCCGCCGATATTCGCGCCGCTTATCGCAAACTTGCTCTT AAATGGCATCCTGATAGGTGGGCCCGAGCTTCTAATCCTTCCGTCGCCGCTGATGCTAAACGCCAGTTTCAGCATATTCAAGAAGCCTACTCAG TGTTGTCGGATCAGGGTAAGCGATCAATGTACGATGCAGGATTTTATGATCcaacggaagaagaagatgaa GGATTCTGTGATTTTATGCAAGAGATGCTTTCAATGATGGACAACGTTAGGGGAgag AAGGACAGTCTAGAAGATCTACAAAATTTGTTCGTGGAGATGGTCGGTGGAGATGGGATGTGCTTTGACTTTCATGAGGATCAAACGGCGGCTAAAAGGACACGTAACGCGGCTCCTAAAGCTAATGTAACAGCCAAACGAAGTTCTTCTCGTTGCTGA